Part of the Fundidesulfovibrio terrae genome is shown below.
CGGCGGCGGAGGGGGTTCCTCGTGGACCTTCACTTCCCGGATGAAGAACCACCAGGCGGCCAGGCCGATAAGCAGGAGCAGTCCGCCCACGCCTCCGAACAGGACCTTCTTGTTCTTCCAGATGGGGAGCTTGACGGGCTCGCCCAGGTCGTGGGCGGGGGGCGCGGCGGGGATTTCCTCGGCCGGTGGCGGGGGGGCCTCCTCTTCCTCGAGGAATGGCGCGTCGTCAAGGTCGAGCTCGACCTTCTGGGCGGCGCGGGGGGAGCCGACGTTGAGTTCCGTGTCGTCGAGCTTGGCTTTGTTCTGGTCCTGCTCGTCGGCGGACAAGGCGTCCGAGCGCGGGCCTCCTGCGGAGCCGGAATCGGAGGAGGACGAAAGCATGGCGGGTTGGGGCGGGGGCTAGCCCCGCCCGCGTCTATTTGTCGAAGATCTTGTCGATCTTCTGGCCAAGCGTTTCAGCGGTGAAGGGCTTGACGATGTAGTTGGATACCTTGGCCTGGACGGCTTCGATGATGTTCTCCTGCTGGGCTTCGGCGGTGACCATGAGGAAGGGCAGGTTGGCGAATTCCTCACTGGAGCGGACTTTGCGCAGAAGTTCGATGCCGGGCATCTTGGGCATGTTCCAGTCGGAGATGATGAACTCGATGCGGTCCTTGTTGAGGGTCTCCCACGCGGTGGTGCCGTCGTCGGCCTCGATGATGTTGGTAAAGCCGAGCTGGCGAAGGATGTTCTTGATGATGCGCCGCATGGTGGAG
Proteins encoded:
- a CDS encoding flagellar basal body-associated FliL family protein yields the protein MLSSSSDSGSAGGPRSDALSADEQDQNKAKLDDTELNVGSPRAAQKVELDLDDAPFLEEEEAPPPPAEEIPAAPPAHDLGEPVKLPIWKNKKVLFGGVGGLLLLIGLAAWWFFIREVKVHEEPPPPPPPAPAPVEPPKPAEPPPPQDVFVPMEPFLVEKTDTKGAFKILSLKIKLVYKEDPRLAREIQTKSFALRDGLYYNLKNKSFTNLTDKDSVEKLREELRGVVNNYLNTGQIDQVLFEELLVK
- a CDS encoding chemotaxis response regulator CheY, whose product is MAYNKDMRVLVVDDFSTMRRIIKNILRQLGFTNIIEADDGTTAWETLNKDRIEFIISDWNMPKMPGIELLRKVRSSEEFANLPFLMVTAEAQQENIIEAVQAKVSNYIVKPFTAETLGQKIDKIFDK